The genomic region TTCATATTGTTTTTCCTCATCACCAAATTGCCCGTATTTATTGGCGATACCATAAAGCATTTCTACACTAATAGAAACTTCATCAGTTATTGATTCCAAATCTGCTTCAAATATTTCTTTTTTTTCATCTCTACTGAGATCATCATTTTGCATCAGCAACCTCCAATACAATGAATGTATGGAGTAGGAAGAAGTAAGTTCTGTAGCTTTTTTAATAAGCTCATATGCTTGTTCCGAATCTCCGCTAAATTGCAAGTAGAACGCGGGGCGGTAATACGCATCTATCCATTCCGGATCCTGATTTCGTAATTCTTCTAAAATCTCCAATCCCTTCTTAAAAAGGGCTTTCTGATTATCATCTTGAGCCCGATAATTGGAAGCCAATAACCCACCCGCCCACAAAGATCGTAAAGCTTTTGAATCCGGAAACTCATCAATCACTTTATCTAAATAGGCTACTGACGTCTCTGTACCTTCTTGGTTAGATATAGTAGCGGCTTTTAACCAATGAAAATATTCATTATTGGGATTCATAGACACCATCTTATCCATCAAATCCATTGCCTCTCCCCCTCTGTCATCATGCGCACTTAAAGCTCTCACCAAAGCAAAAAGAGCCCATGAATCTTTCGGATATTTTTGATACAGATCTTCAGCAAGTTTTATTGCCTTTTCTTCTTTTTCAGACAGTGCAAGATTAGCTATATACCATGCATGAAGTTCTGTTGATTCTGGAAACTGCTTTAGGAAGTTTTCACCAGAATCCAGACCGGGTGTATAGTTTTTATTGAAAAAATGTGCCCTCACAACTTCAATAGCTCCTTCTTCCGATAAATTTTGCCCTTGTTGAGCATATGTATAAAACGGAAGTAAAAAAAAGATAAATGCTAGAAATAGTTTATTCATAATTCCCCCTACTTATTATTTAGTATGATGCTTTAATTTAAAAATTCTCCCTTAAAATGCTAATAAATTTCCCCCAACAATATGTAAATACTAAATATGGGTCAATTTAACAATTGCAGGATTTTTCAATCATCAAATTAATAGAACAACAAAGTAACTAAGTTCTGCTCAACGGCCTTTTTGAAGGGGGACCGAGTTTCTTCCACAGGAATGCCGTAGACAGAACTCGCAAGTTCATTGACTTTTTCATACAAAACAAAAAAGGCAGAACTCATTGCTGAATTCTGCCTTTTGGAGCGGGAAACGAGATTCGAACTCGCGACCCTCACGTTGGCAACGTGATGCTCTACCACTGAGCTATTCCCGCTTATTATCAATAAATGTCTCCTATTGGAGAGCACCAAATATAAGAGTGTTCATGGCTACAATTCAACCCTTTTTTAAAATTACCGTTTTAATTTTTTCAGCACTTTATCTGAACTGATCTTCTCTTCCAGATATGCCTCATCAGGTAAGACGGGTTTATCGCGATACCGATCTACAATACATATAAAGCCCAATGACTCACCTTTATCAGCATGAAACTGATGGAGGGTTTCCGGGGAAATAAATACCACATCGTGCAGACTCAGTTCATGCACCTGATCTCCCAGAATCATGGATCCGGCCCCGCGAATGATAACCACCGAGTGCGGATGCCGATGATATTCCAGTGAAGTATATCCGCCTTTTTCCACCTCAAAATACCGGGTTTGAAAATTGAGCGGGTGCTCATCCTCTCCTTCTCCCAATAGCGAATAGCGGTGTACGCCTTGGTAACAAGAAGTGTCGGATTTATACTCCTTTCGCTCTACTCCCTTCCACTCGTAATTTTTACACTTTAGTATTTTTGACACTTTGTTTGTTCGTTATTCTATTGCCTGCAACCTTATGTCTTCAATCTTAAATCTAATATCTCTTAAATCGAAATTTCTTTTACGGAGCCAAGCAATCTACCCAAGAATTTATTGCCATATACTTTTTCAATATGCTCCATATCGGCAATAATCACCAATAATTCTTTGCTTCGGGAAAAAGCTACATTCAGTAACCGGGGAACCGAAAGTCCATTTTTCTTTTCATCAAAAGGACGGACGGAATAGTGGCGCATACCACCGTTTTGCCATTCACCGCTCATTACGGTATCAAATATAATCACGGATTTCTCGCGTCCCTGGAAAGTGTGAATGGTTCCCACTTCAATATCCCGGTATCCTTTTTCCCACAAATGATTTCGAACCTTATAGACGCTATTTCGAAAGGGGACGATAATTCCAATATCATCCGAAGCATGATTTTTGGTAAGCCGTTTTACACTTTCCTCAATGAGCCGGTGATGGACTTCATTTACCGGTTTAAACCCTCGCTCACCTGACTCTTGTTCTAAAACCGGGTTATATTTTGTGGTGTCTATCAAGGCCACGGAAGCAATACTTCCATCGGTTATCCTTCCGTCTCTAGGTTCCCCTGACTTCAACCTTCCTTCGTAAAATACCGAACTTATCACCCCGGCCAAGTCATCTTTCATCCGGTACTGTACATCGAAAAAACAGGTAAAATCGGGATTAATATCGTGCCAGTTAAATAGTTCTTCCGTAGTCCCTGATTTAGATACAAAGGTGAAAATATCCTGCTCCAGAAAATCCCTTGATTTAGGGTGATTGGTTATGGCAATCGGCGGAAGCTGCATGGGATCACCGGCTACAACCAGGTGTTTTTTGCTTTTAGCAGCCATCAACAACATATAGGGAATTCCGGCCATAGACCCTTCATCAACGACCACAGCATCGTAACTGAGGTTATAAAACAGTTCTGAAGTGCATACCTTGGCAAGCGTTGTTGCCACCAACTGCTTTTTCTTGAGCTCATAGCGCTCATTCAAATTCATCAGGCGATCGATTTCAATTTCAACGGATTCAGGCCCACCGTGCTCATCCAGTTTGTTTCCCGCAAGCTGACATTCCAGTTCCAGTTTTTCCGGTACTTCTTCGCCGTTGCGCATCAAGCCATCGACCGTTTCCTGAAGTTTTTCATACTTACTGAGCAGGTTTGAGAGCGTCACCGCATCGGCTTTGCGGCTGTCCAGCTTTGTCTTCACCTGGTGTTCAAAAAGGATGTCTTCCAGCCGGGACTCATCTAAAGCGGCTTCACCATAGCGGGTGGTGTTTTGAAGATTGAAGCCCGGGTCAACTTCCTCTAAGGCATCAATAACACTCAACAACCCCACATCCACTGCGCGATTAGTATTGGAAACAAAAAGCACCCGTTTCTTTTGCCGCAACAAGTTGGCCACAACATAACCCAGCGTTGCTGTCTTCCCCGTTCCGGGCGGTCCCCAGACATACAAAATGTTGTTTTGGAGAGATTTTTGGATGGCTTCTTTCTGGGCATCATTGCGAAGGTCATCCACTTTTATTTCAGCAATACCGGCATGTTCTTTGAAAAATTCTTCCGGTTGCAGCAATGCTTTCAGCTGAGGAATCTCATCGGCTTTGTCCTGAAGTTTGAACAGGTGCTCTTCCATCTTTTTGAGCACAAAATCATTCTCCCACTCAAGAAACACCTCTCCAATTTTATTTCCTACGTTTTTGGGGAATTCCAGACGCACTTTTTTGTCTTTAAATTCCACCGGATGAACTTTGTATTCCTTGCTATCAATTTTTGCCTTTATTTCTTCGGCAAACCTGAGGCCTTTATTCTGCGTCTCAAACGTATATATAAATTCCCCTGAGATCTTTTCGAGTTCACCGCTGAAAAGCACATCCGTGGATGGGGTTTCCCTCACAGCAAGAATTTCTTTTTCAATAGCCTCAATAGCTTCTTGTAAAACTTTCTTAATCAAGTAATGCTTAATTTTAAACGTTGAATGTTAAATAGTGAGTCCATTTAACATTCAACATTATTCAATTTAAAATTTCACTGATCCCATAATTCAGCGCGAATCATTTCTGAACTTTTTTCAGACAGAAGATACTCTAATCGCAACCGGTTTTTTTCAGGGACTTTCTGCTCTACCAATCGCGCACTTTCCGGAGTGTACAAGATAAGGTCTGATTCGCGAACAAAAAGCGGTAATGACTTGCCATATATGGTACCCGCAACAAACGATCCTTCAAAATGAATAGAGCGTTTCAATTCACTGATAATTTTTGGAATACTTTCTTCGCTTCCGGTTACCAATCCGATGGTATCAATGGCCACTCGATCGACCATAGAAAGCAGGATATCCGGGTCGTAATCATACACAATAGGTAACACCAGTAAACTTTCCTTTAAGCTCCTGAAATGGCTCATGAGGTGGATCGGTACGAATAAGGCATCATATTTAGCTGCGCTTTCATATTCATTGATGTCAATCACCTGGCTTTTTACACCTACCTGTTTTTTTATGGCATCTGAAAGCATTCGCCCCAACTCATAATTTTCTCCCACACTCGCACTTGTTTGAATACGGTCCGGCCATTCCATAAAGCCCAGCTGTTCCTGGAATAAAAGCTCGATTTCGGATTCATCAAGTCCGTAACCAATGAGTTCCTCCACCAATGCCTGAACCTTCTCTCCGCCCACTTCCAGCCTGGCTGATTTATCCAACAGTGTATTCTGGTTTTTTACGGTGAAACCGCGCCCCTGTTCTCCAAGGATCAGGCCTTCGTCTTCCAAAATATGATAGGCTTTTCGAACCGTGTGAAAACTAGCTTCAAGCTGCTGGCCCAGCTCCCGCGTTGACGGCAACATTTCACCCACCTGAAACTGCTTAGTAGCAATCATTAGTCGAATTCGGTCAGCGATATGTTTTGCGGAGGTTTTAATTTTCTTTCAATTAATTAAAATGATGATTTATATATCTTCATCCACTACTCAGTAATTAATTATTCAGCGGTGGATATCGGATATTCAACTTGTGTAATCCTCGATAATTTCCAGGTATGCCTTTACTGTTTTTTCCAGGCCCCAGTAAATGGATTTACTAATAAGTGCATGACCGATACTTACTTCATTTAAGTGCGGAACGGTTTCCAATAGATCGGGAAGGTTCTCCAGATTCAAACCGTGACCGGCATTAACTTTCATTCCAAGGTCATTAATTAACTTAGCTCCCTTTCGCAGCCGGATCAGTTCATGTTGTTTTTTACCGGGCCCGGCATTGGCAAACGTTCCGGTGTGCAGCTCGATGGCATCAGCCCCCAGCTTATGTGCCAGTTCAATGTCTTCGGGATTGGGATCCAAAAACAAGCTGATCTCAATATTTGTTTTCCTGAGCGCCGGGAATACGCGGCTTTTAAAATCGTCAAATACCGTGTGCATTTTTAAACCGCCCTCGGTTGTCAATTCTTCCCTTCCTTCCGGAACCAGGGTACACAGGTGTGGATTCACTTCCGTACAAATTTGCAGCATCTCATCTGATGCGGCCATCTCAAAATCCAGCTTTCCCCGAACGCTTTCTTTTAACCTATATACATCTTCATCCCGGATATGGCGACGGTCTTTGCGAAGGTGAAAAACAATACCGGCCGCCCCTGCTTCTTCACAAATTCGAGCTGCATCAACAGGATCGGGATATCCCTCCCCCCTGGCATTCCTTAGTGTTGCAACGTGATCAATATTTACAAGTAATTTCATTGATATAACCGCGGAATTAAATTTAGAATTTCTTCTCCAAAAGTAAGCATATCCGTTTATATTTACAGATAATGAAATCAGACGGTATGACCATTAAAAAAGCGAGCCTTATAGTTTTTACGGCGGTAATTCTTGCAGCCTGCGGGACCGTTAAGCGCGGGACTATTCCCTGGGAAGAAGAAACCACCTCGACAACGCCTGTAAATTCACCGGAAGATACTCCGCCCAAAAGCAGTTCGGTAAATGAAGAAAATACTCCTCCTGAGATTAAGGAGCGGCAAGAATTCCTCGAGTTGGCTTACCAAGACTGGAAAGGAGTTCCCTATAGACTTGGCGGGGCCGGTTATGAAGGCATCGATTGCTCTGCTTTTATGCAGGTTGTTTTTGAGGATTATTTTTTCGAAATCATTCCCCGCACCACCTTAGAGCAACTGGAACACGGAAAAGCTATCAAAAAAAGAGAGCTGAAAACAGGGGATATGGTGTTTTTTAAGACAGGGCGAAAATCATATCATGTGGGCGTTATGATAAACCAAGATGACTTTTTGCATGCTTCTACAAGTTTCGGAGTTATCATATCAAGCCTTGAAGAAGATTATTGGCAGAAAACTTACCTGGCTGCGCGAAGAGTTCTTTAATCTTCTGCTGATTTCTTTGATTAAGACCGGATTGTATAAAGCCGACTCATTTTTTTTGCTTAACAATTCATCTTTCTTCATCAAAAAAAGCCTGAGCTAAGCCTAATGGCTACCTCGCCCACTCAGGTAATACCCCTGCTTCAATTCCAAATACAAACCCAATAATTGTTAAAGAGGCGAGTGTCAATAATATTATAAATAGGATATTTAGCCAAAAACCGGCTTTAGCCATTTCAGGAATAGTAATCTTCCCGCTTCCATAAACAATGGCATTAGGAGGTGTTGCCACCGGAAGCATAAAAGCACAACTGGCACCTAATACAGTGGGAATAGCAAGGAGTAATGGATTCTCTCCCAACCCAATGGCAACTGAGGCTAATATTGGTAAAAAAGCTGCTGTAGAAGCTGTATTACTTGTCATCTCTGTTAAAAAGATGATTAGCGATATCACAATAAAGATAATCAACAGTATTGGCCAGGTATTTAGTGCTCCTATTCCGGTTCCAATCCAGGTAGCCAAACCTGTAGAACTGATAGCAGATGCCATACTCAATCCACCACCAAAAAGAATTAATACGCCCCAGGGCAAACGCTTGGTATCCGACCATTTTAGAAGAAATACATTATTCTTAAGATCAGAAGGGATGATAAAAAGAATCACAGATGCTGCAATTGCTATACCAGCATCTGAAATACCCGGAATGTAATTTGAAATGAAAGGCCTGAATATCCAAAGTGTAGCCACTGCTACAAAAACAGAAGCAACCTTTTTTTCCTCTGATGACATGAAGCCTAATTCATTCATCTGTTTTTGAATCAATTCTTTACCACCCGGTAAGACATTAATTTTTATCGGGTAAATCAACTTTGTCAAAACTAAATACATTAGTGGAAGTGACACCAAAACAATGGGAACTCCAACAAGCATCCAATCAAAAAATGTGATCTCAATGCCATAATTCTCAAGAACAAAACCGGCTAATAAAGCATTGGGAGGCGTACCGATGAGTGTACCCATCCCTCCAATATTACAGGCATATGCAATACATAATACCAGTACAATCTCAAAGTTTATCTTTTCTGAGCTTTCATCTCTGTCTACCAACTCCAATATTGACATAGCTATTGGCAACATCATAATTGCGGTAGCCGTGTTACTAACCCACATACTTAAAAATGCAGCCGCTATTATAAATCCTATGATAATAGAAGAGGGTTTAACTCCAACAAAACTGACAATATTGATTGCAATTCGTTTATGAAGATCCCACTTTTCCATTGCCAGGGCTATTATAAATCCACCCATAAATAAAAAAATAAGTGGATTGGCATAAGGCGATGTTGCCTCTGAAATAGTAGTAATACCAAATATGGGAAATAAAACTATTGGCAGCAGTGCAGTTACAGATATGGGAATGGCCTCTGTCAACCACCATATCCCCATTAATATTGTTATTGCAGCTGTTCTCCATGCCTCATCAGATAAGCCCTCAGGCGACGGGGTTAGCATGAGTACTATTAATACTAACACTCCACCGATCAAACCTAAACGTTTACCTAAATGGGTAAAGTTTCTTTTTATCATAAAAACCTAAACTTATCTGTCAGCCGGATAATTTTCTTTTTCCATCCAATATTCTAAGTAAGGAACATTATAAATACTTGTCCAGCCAAATACTCTAAGGCCATTTGTTATCTGCCAAATTGGGGGCCTTCTTGCACCAGGGTCTTTTGGAAAATTACTTGCCTCTTCTAACGCTTCTGCAAGTATCTTTTGATTTTCATAAGAGTCGAATTCCTGTACCAATTCATCGGTTTTTAAGTATTGAGCACGATCAACCGCTTCTTTTAAGAAACTCGGTTCACCGGAATATTCATATCCCAAAACCAAACTGCTTATTGATGATAAATAGGATTCCATGTCATGATTATAGGGAGGAACATCCC from Gracilimonas sp. harbors:
- a CDS encoding NlpC/P60 family protein, translating into MKSDGMTIKKASLIVFTAVILAACGTVKRGTIPWEEETTSTTPVNSPEDTPPKSSSVNEENTPPEIKERQEFLELAYQDWKGVPYRLGGAGYEGIDCSAFMQVVFEDYFFEIIPRTTLEQLEHGKAIKKRELKTGDMVFFKTGRKSYHVGVMINQDDFLHASTSFGVIISSLEEDYWQKTYLAARRVL
- a CDS encoding GntR family transcriptional regulator — translated: MKTSAKHIADRIRLMIATKQFQVGEMLPSTRELGQQLEASFHTVRKAYHILEDEGLILGEQGRGFTVKNQNTLLDKSARLEVGGEKVQALVEELIGYGLDESEIELLFQEQLGFMEWPDRIQTSASVGENYELGRMLSDAIKKQVGVKSQVIDINEYESAAKYDALFVPIHLMSHFRSLKESLLVLPIVYDYDPDILLSMVDRVAIDTIGLVTGSEESIPKIISELKRSIHFEGSFVAGTIYGKSLPLFVRESDLILYTPESARLVEQKVPEKNRLRLEYLLSEKSSEMIRAELWDQ
- a CDS encoding DASS family sodium-coupled anion symporter, whose amino-acid sequence is MIKRNFTHLGKRLGLIGGVLVLIVLMLTPSPEGLSDEAWRTAAITILMGIWWLTEAIPISVTALLPIVLFPIFGITTISEATSPYANPLIFLFMGGFIIALAMEKWDLHKRIAINIVSFVGVKPSSIIIGFIIAAAFLSMWVSNTATAIMMLPIAMSILELVDRDESSEKINFEIVLVLCIAYACNIGGMGTLIGTPPNALLAGFVLENYGIEITFFDWMLVGVPIVLVSLPLMYLVLTKLIYPIKINVLPGGKELIQKQMNELGFMSSEEKKVASVFVAVATLWIFRPFISNYIPGISDAGIAIAASVILFIIPSDLKNNVFLLKWSDTKRLPWGVLILFGGGLSMASAISSTGLATWIGTGIGALNTWPILLIIFIVISLIIFLTEMTSNTASTAAFLPILASVAIGLGENPLLLAIPTVLGASCAFMLPVATPPNAIVYGSGKITIPEMAKAGFWLNILFIILLTLASLTIIGFVFGIEAGVLPEWAR
- a CDS encoding pyridoxine 5'-phosphate synthase → MKLLVNIDHVATLRNARGEGYPDPVDAARICEEAGAAGIVFHLRKDRRHIRDEDVYRLKESVRGKLDFEMAASDEMLQICTEVNPHLCTLVPEGREELTTEGGLKMHTVFDDFKSRVFPALRKTNIEISLFLDPNPEDIELAHKLGADAIELHTGTFANAGPGKKQHELIRLRKGAKLINDLGMKVNAGHGLNLENLPDLLETVPHLNEVSIGHALISKSIYWGLEKTVKAYLEIIEDYTS
- a CDS encoding AAA domain-containing protein yields the protein MIKKVLQEAIEAIEKEILAVRETPSTDVLFSGELEKISGEFIYTFETQNKGLRFAEEIKAKIDSKEYKVHPVEFKDKKVRLEFPKNVGNKIGEVFLEWENDFVLKKMEEHLFKLQDKADEIPQLKALLQPEEFFKEHAGIAEIKVDDLRNDAQKEAIQKSLQNNILYVWGPPGTGKTATLGYVVANLLRQKKRVLFVSNTNRAVDVGLLSVIDALEEVDPGFNLQNTTRYGEAALDESRLEDILFEHQVKTKLDSRKADAVTLSNLLSKYEKLQETVDGLMRNGEEVPEKLELECQLAGNKLDEHGGPESVEIEIDRLMNLNERYELKKKQLVATTLAKVCTSELFYNLSYDAVVVDEGSMAGIPYMLLMAAKSKKHLVVAGDPMQLPPIAITNHPKSRDFLEQDIFTFVSKSGTTEELFNWHDINPDFTCFFDVQYRMKDDLAGVISSVFYEGRLKSGEPRDGRITDGSIASVALIDTTKYNPVLEQESGERGFKPVNEVHHRLIEESVKRLTKNHASDDIGIIVPFRNSVYKVRNHLWEKGYRDIEVGTIHTFQGREKSVIIFDTVMSGEWQNGGMRHYSVRPFDEKKNGLSVPRLLNVAFSRSKELLVIIADMEHIEKVYGNKFLGRLLGSVKEISI
- a CDS encoding cupin domain-containing protein, with the protein product MSKILKCKNYEWKGVERKEYKSDTSCYQGVHRYSLLGEGEDEHPLNFQTRYFEVEKGGYTSLEYHRHPHSVVIIRGAGSMILGDQVHELSLHDVVFISPETLHQFHADKGESLGFICIVDRYRDKPVLPDEAYLEEKISSDKVLKKLKR